The stretch of DNA ATTAATGATAAGCAACGTTGTGATAAAGATGATAATAGTGGTAATGATATTTCAGCACCACATTATAAAGGACCAATAGAATGTGGTGATCGTTTACAAGTATATTATACACAGGATCCAAAATTAACATATGAAGCTAAAGTTATTGATTCAAAAGTTCTTAAAAGTGGTGAAACTGATTATCTTGTACATTATACTGGTTGGAATACACGTTATGATGAATGGATTAAAGCATCAAGAATTGCTCAAAATGTAACACAAACACGTGTTAAACGTACAAAAACAACATCACGACCACAAACACCAagcacaaataataataaaactaatagtaataataaaacaacattaGCAACATCatccacaacaacaacagcaacagcagcagcactTATAACAACAActgcaacaacatcaacaagtaaaaaaaaatcacagagTGTTACaccatcatcaaataaaaattcatcatcatcatcatcaaatacatTATCAAACGcaacaacagcatcatcatcttcatcgtcatcatcttcatcatcatcatcgttgacagcaacagcaacagcaacaacaacaacaacaacaacaacagcagcatcaacatcatcaaaagataaagaaaaagatacaACATCACAACCAATGCGATCAACAACACCATTGTCTGTTGCAAGTTCAAGTTCACGTACAAAAAGTCCAGCAACACCAGCAAGTAGTAGACCAACAAGAAATACAACACgtaatgttgaaaatattggTATTGAATTACGTAGAAGAACACGTAGAACATCTGGACATACAGATTTATCAGTTGTAAGTGAAAGTGAAGATAGTGATGCTTATGAAACTGATACAACTGAACCAGAACGTGCTAGAACACGTTCACGTGGTACTGAAGAACGTCGTCGTCGTGAAGTTAGAAGAAGAGTTGAAGATCGTATTAAACCAGATGAAAATAGtgaagttgatgatgataaagatgaagaagaagtaTTACCAAGAAGAACAAGACGTGTATTACGACGTACTGTTATAAAACAACATGATATTAAATCTGAAGCTGAAAGTTGTGGTAATGCTGATGAAAcagatgatattgatgatgatgatgataatgatgataatgataacgataatgataatgacaatgatgataataatgataatgaaaaagatgaattaacaaaatcatcaacaacaacaacagctacAATTGCAACTCCAgctacaacaacaataacaacttcattaacagcatcatcaacaacaacaataacaacaacaacagtcgAACAATGTACAACGAGTTTAGATGAACCACCAAAAGGACGTGATTTTGATCTTAATCAAATACGTTCTGAGCTTAAAGGTTTTGATAAAGCTGTTAAAATGGAAGTTTTACATGTTGAACCAGAAAATTCTGGTGATGAAGATATGaaaccaaaaattaatgaaattgaaattaataaaaaagatattaaaattgaaaaagataatattaaaaaacaacaacaagatgatattaaaataaaaattgaagatacaataataaaagatattaaatgtgaaacaaaaaaaataattgataataatattaaattaataacaccaGTACCATTattaccaacaacaacaacaactgaagatgtttatgaatttaaagaaCCAGAACCATTTGAATTTGAAGTACGTAATAAACGTGATTCTGGTGGTAGTAGTAGTGGTGGcggtgttggtggtggtggtggtggtggtggtggtgataaagataaatcaattattaaaaaacgtgTTTTTGATGAAGAACCAAAAAGtccaaagaaaaaacaaaaaattgcaataagtccaaaagataaagatattaaaaatgatacatcattattatcaacatcaatatCAACTCCAATTGCTAGTGTTGGTGATATTGagccaaaaagaaaaataagaagatcattaattaaaaaaattgatgaaaatctTGAGAGTTTTAGTCCAACAAAAACAATCATAGCATCaaaagataatgaaaaaattaatgaaccaTCAATTGTTGTTCCACCAAAATCATTGGTATCATCACAAATTGTTGCtccaattgttgatgataaatcatcatcatcagtattAACACCGGTATTTATTGAAGCTCCAAAGaaagatgataaattatttgataaaaatgaaattgaaaataaaacaacagaaaaagaaattgaaaaattatcaacacatcaagaaatatcatcaacaacaccatctacaacaccatcaacaacaataacaataacaacaacaacaacaacaacaacaacagctaaaaaaatattattaaaaaaaatagaaacaaatGTTAAAGAAGATATTGTTGTAGAAACGAaaaaagacaaagaaaaattacctATTGTGCCAAAAATAATAGATACACCATCAATTGTATCAAAAATTGTGATACCAGGACCAAGAATTGCTCCaacaattgaaagaaaaatattagagGCAAAAGCATCAAGTGTTATATCATTATCAACTGGTGCAACAATGATGACAACAGTATCATCACCAATAATACCAGCACCAATATCAACACGTTTACCAGCAACATcatcaattgaagaaaaattatcagcAGCATTTAGACAATCTAAAACAAAAGATTTAAAACGTGATGAcgataatattgaaattaaaagaaatattaaagacaatagtagtaataaaaaaacagaaacaataacaaatagaaaaactaaaataattgaaagtttaagaaaaattgaaattgaaaagaaaaaagaacaagaagaagctgctgctgctgctgctctTGCTGCCGCTGCTTCAGCCACTgcagcagcaacagcagctGCAGCTCttgtaaaacaacaacaacatcaacaacaacaagaagaACGTTGTAAAGAAACACTAAGACTTGCAATtaagaaaaaagaagaatatgacaatgaattattaaagttacaaaaaaaaacagaaattaaaaaatcaattgataatagaaaaattattgataaacataCAAATGATgattggaagaaaaaaattgatcaagatattgaatcatcaaaagaaactgatagaaaaagaaaaaaaattataagtcAAGAATTTGTTGATTCAACTGATTCAAGTGATTCTGaagaaaaattagttattgataattcagataatcaagatgataataaatttaataatacaaataaaaatatacgtaATGAAACAATATCatttgaaatgaaattaaaaacagaattaaatattattaaacaaaataatcaatcacaacaatcatcatcatcattaaatgatacaaaaacaaatattgttACTGTTAAAGTTGAAGAAGAAAgtgaaaatatgaatttattactTTGTGAAGAAGAAATACCAGGTTCGCCAGCACCAATAATTGAAGTATCTGAGCATGATACAAATATTGATCGTACAATAAGAAAAGATGAtgttcatgataaaaaaatattactattagAAATGCCATTTGCGAGTGCACCATCATCATCTGGTGGACAAAGTACAATTCAAACTTCAACTTCAAATGtttcaaataattgtcaaGTACCAATGACAactattcaacaaaatattatacctGAACAGCCTAAAATTGTTCAGCCAGTACCAGTACTTGCACCaccgccaccaccaccaccaccacctccgcCTCCACCAACTCCACCACATTCAGCTCcaacaccatcatcatcatcatcatcatcatcaacagcagcagcagcagcagcagcagctgCAATAGCAACTGTAGTaccgtcatcatcatcatcatcatcatcattatcatcagtaCTAGTACCAGCAGCAGTAGCAGCTGTTATTCAACAACCATTAAATCGTCGCGAAAGTAATGAAGCTGCACCTGTTATGGAAAATacaccaccaacaacaccagattcattaatatcaaatatatctGGTTCACCAAGAACTGAAGAACAAAGTGGTACTGGTTCACCATTATCTGATGATAATACAAAAGCAAATCGTGATAGTTTTGAAGCTGATAATGATAGTATTGGTGGTAAAGCACAATCTGGTTATAGTGAAGATGatacatcattaaataatgaagCCGGGAATGCAAtgcaaaaaattcaaaaagctGTTAAACGACCAATTGAAGATTCAACATCacctaaaaagaaaaaacgtaATCGTAAAAATTCTGAATGTAGTAATACTGGTAGTAAAAAACATACACTACGACAAAGTACAAGACAAACAAGACATGGCAATAATGCTGGAAGTGATAGTGATGATAATAGTGAGAGTTCCAATTTAACAATTGGTAGCAATACAATTATAACACCAATGATTAATATCAATGGTTTAAATGATATTACTAATTCATCGAGATCACCAAAaccaacaaaatataatttttatgttgaacTTGgtaagttttaattattttttttttttcaatttaaattaattttgattaatattattatatctatttatttttttcaattttatttatagattctGAACTTGATGGCTGTCAAAGAATAGCAATacttcaacaaaaattaacagaTTTAAAAACTACATATAATGCAGTTAAATTAGAACTTTCAGGAAttgaaagaagaagaaaaaaattacgaagACGTGAACGTGAAGGTAgattaaaacgtaaaaaagccgaaaaagaaaaatctaaaattgtCAACATCagtacttgaatatttaaaaaagatttttttatttttttcttattgatatttattttattttaatttttttaaatttttttctttcgttttatttatttattatttttttttttattttttgtttataaaaaattttattgcagcAATGAAGGAAGCTAAAGCAGAGATGCAACAGGCCTGTTCTTGAtggagaaaaatttaaaaaaaaaaaaataaaattgttttatacaatttttataaaatcagccaatgttttttatcaaaaaaaaaaaaaaagaaaaatatgcaaTTTGATGGAGGTGAATCAGTTCTGATGTCTATCAGTactcaattgtttttttttttttttatatatatatatgtcaaaTATCGTCCATTCTTTATAGCTTCTTCCctcgattattattatatttgtttataaattaataaattgtagatattatttttaagaatttctttcttttttttttttttttcgttagaACACAAAATGTTCTCGTAAATTtcgaaagataaaaaaaaaatttcacaataATATGTGAGGGGAAAaagtacaaattatttattggaaaattattaacttaacttttttttttttttttttaaaaaattaacaatttttttttccattaatttgCGATAATAAGTTTGAATATTATCAatgtataattcaaatataccaatatatttttttatggcaaaataaaataattggcatcttaaaaatttttaattaataacaattaaccAGTGTAACACTATACTAATAATAACCGTCTCATACTtggtaaatttgtaaattaataataaaaaaatcttcattttttttttcattgataaataaaaaaaaaaaacaatcgtactttatataaaacaaaattatgactgtttgttaattataaaagttgagattttttgcatatatttataattcaagtactggtttaattaaaaaaaaatatttctcttaatattgtcatatttatggggaaaaaaaaacatttttttgtttagtaattgaaattaaagaaaatgcaattaatgaaaatataaattagaattaatatatttgaataaatattaatatatatatatatatatatagtatgataatatataaacatataataaatgaataaaaaaaaaaatgattaaatcaaaaaaacatacatgggtaaatgatttttttaaaaatttcttatttataCAGTAagttttattacaatttattttttataaatgaatgataattgattaacagccattttcattttgtttttcttttttttttttttagataaaatactttgattaattttattaattgtataaatatctaaaaatttttttcacctgctattcaaattttattattaattaaatttgaatttttttttcttttcttcgtTTTAATCATGACATAGTTAAAGCTAATTTATAACCTACAGattttttaatcaagaaaaaataataataattgagtatataaacataaaacaatttaagatatttaatttatatttttttttttttattattaaaaaataaaattaacaaataataattgtgtttaaatattttaaaaataaatcaattagaTTCTACATATATGCACTTGTaaataagaaagaaaaaaaaaaaattcaattaacgTATTTAatatagtaattaaaaattgtaaataacatttgttttattattgttttttttttgaatattaatattcatagcttgatacagataaaaataaattaaaaaataataaaataaatgatctaaaaagttttttctttatcatataattaatgataaatagtaacataatagtaataataaaataaaactgaaaaatacacaaatttaaataaatttgttttaaaaaattgttgttgttgttgtcgttataataatttttttttgttgatcaacaaaaatttattgagcaacattttatatttttatgataaaaaatgtatgtGTCGTCAACATGGtggtgatgttgatgatgtattTGTTGTATCAACAGTAACATTTGTTGGTTCAACATCTTTCATTTCTGTTTCCATACCAAATTGTTGTCTagcaaatgatattttttccattaattcaTGATGTGCTTCCAATCTTTCTATACAATGAAGACATGCTGTTTTTGGTAATGGATCATTCATTttgacctaaaaaaaaaaacatatgaattagtttaaataataacattttaaaattgttgtaaCTAATACTCACTGTGATTGGTAaatatgcatttattttttcagccaACTTCATTCGTTCACCCTCTTCACCATAAATATGAATAACAAAACGATTCATTTTACTACAAAGTCTACATATAAATCCTGTTATCACTGCTTTATCTGTACTACccattgttattttcaattaaataatagttttaaaaaacagaaatttatctaattttacaATGTCAGGACAAAATGTCACACACAGAGCTTACACGAtcctacttttttatttttattttctgttgtTGACTCAGATGTTTTATAGGGATGTTTAATAACTTGtctatatttacaataatacaacaacaatataac from Aphidius gifuensis isolate YNYX2018 linkage group LG4, ASM1490517v1, whole genome shotgun sequence encodes:
- the LOC122854661 gene encoding serine-rich adhesin for platelets-like isoform X1 — protein: MKNIKLKRNNASKKADDPPYLSEGTEVSAKYKGAFCEAKIREVVRSVKCRVTYKQGLGTATVADDQIKGTLRVGLSVEARHADRREYVEATITKIQDCSQYTVVFDDGDITTLRRTALCLKSGRHFAESETLDQLPLTHPEHFGNPVIGGRRGRRSRQTQDDSSEDDESPPRGSPSCSTGGGKEGNETEPEIGRVVCVELGDKKKKDNWFPGLVVAPTAQDTVRIRVRDDYLVRSFKDARYYTVPKKETIQFTKEHGIKIDNSGLKVAVDRALLFIEKNELPPHWDRDSLFGNSLSSENSDTDNDLDSDSSDDEPREEKDHFVAQLYKFMDDRGTPINNCPMIGNEDIDLYRLFRAVYKLGGYNRVTNQNQWKSITRRLGLTIQPNQSTHNLVKQAYKKFLHSFEEFYRKLGCTMVNHPRGTTRKQRPGRSLIRDKDRNTPVPTTSQMIKTERDKTDTDDDNKKLIDDDKIKQEHSKTNVNIISQPSSSSSSTAATIPTTPTVITTTTTATITTTTTSVAASTVTVTATAVPSSSLPLSTTQLTQAQVTPISTQAQAQTPTSLPSPLVTATTLPSTITPVVATTTATTVLTPTLTSTTITPTTTASSTLPLPSSLTSSSTTVTATMTTIPMTTTSSSTTITTTSTTIPSRDVSIKDEESTAKSVIKKKEIIEESASGQESDVNIEGESAESSSSEKSQKPLARFTPVPSNRIKTSTKIKDETNNKKKSHDKRKLENNNSSSSSSSSSSSSSSSSSSSCSVKTTTATATTTTTTTTATTTTTSVIKKESGKKNTGDDEITKTRSTSNNSNNNNNNKIKDSRETRTPSREPDKTRGGNTTKQRRLTDDEIKKQQRGRKKREDINDKQRCDKDDNSGNDISAPHYKGPIECGDRLQVYYTQDPKLTYEAKVIDSKVLKSGETDYLVHYTGWNTRYDEWIKASRIAQNVTQTRVKRTKTTSRPQTPSTNNNKTNSNNKTTLATSSTTTTATAAALITTTATTSTSKKKSQSVTPSSNKNSSSSSSNTLSNATTASSSSSSSSSSSSSLTATATATTTTTTTTAASTSSKDKEKDTTSQPMRSTTPLSVASSSSRTKSPATPASSRPTRNTTRNVENIGIELRRRTRRTSGHTDLSVVSESEDSDAYETDTTEPERARTRSRGTEERRRREVRRRVEDRIKPDENSEVDDDKDEEEVLPRRTRRVLRRTVIKQHDIKSEAESCGNADETDDIDDDDDNDDNDNDNDNDNDDNNDNEKDELTKSSTTTTATIATPATTTITTSLTASSTTTITTTTVEQCTTSLDEPPKGRDFDLNQIRSELKGFDKAVKMEVLHVEPENSGDEDMKPKINEIEINKKDIKIEKDNIKKQQQDDIKIKIEDTIIKDIKCETKKIIDNNIKLITPVPLLPTTTTTEDVYEFKEPEPFEFEVRNKRDSGGSSSGGGVGGGGGGGGGDKDKSIIKKRVFDEEPKSPKKKQKIAISPKDKDIKNDTSLLSTSISTPIASVGDIEPKRKIRRSLIKKIDENLESFSPTKTIIASKDNEKINEPSIVVPPKSLVSSQIVAPIVDDKSSSSVLTPVFIEAPKKDDKLFDKNEIENKTTEKEIEKLSTHQEISSTTPSTTPSTTITITTTTTTTTTAKKILLKKIETNVKEDIVVETKKDKEKLPIVPKIIDTPSIVSKIVIPGPRIAPTIERKILEAKASSVISLSTGATMMTTVSSPIIPAPISTRLPATSSIEEKLSAAFRQSKTKDLKRDDDNIEIKRNIKDNSSNKKTETITNRKTKIIESLRKIEIEKKKEQEEAAAAAALAAAASATAAATAAAALVKQQQHQQQQEERCKETLRLAIKKKEEYDNELLKLQKKTEIKKSIDNRKIIDKHTNDDWKKKIDQDIESSKETDRKRKKIISQEFVDSTDSSDSEEKLVIDNSDNQDDNKFNNTNKNIRNETISFEMKLKTELNIIKQNNQSQQSSSSLNDTKTNIVTVKVEEESENMNLLLCEEEIPGSPAPIIEVSEHDTNIDRTIRKDDVHDKKILLLEMPFASAPSSSGGQSTIQTSTSNVSNNCQVPMTTIQQNIIPEQPKIVQPVPVLAPPPPPPPPPPPPPTPPHSAPTPSSSSSSSSTAAAAAAAAAIATVVPSSSSSSSSLSSVLVPAAVAAVIQQPLNRRESNEAAPVMENTPPTTPDSLISNISGSPRTEEQSGTGSPLSDDNTKANRDSFEADNDSIGGKAQSGYSEDDTSLNNEAGNAMQKIQKAVKRPIEDSTSPKKKKRNRKNSECSNTGSKKHTLRQSTRQTRHGNNAGSDSDDNSESSNLTIGSNTIITPMININGLNDITNSSRSPKPTKYNFYVELDSELDGCQRIAILQQKLTDLKTTYNAVKLELSGIERRRKKLRRREREGRLKRKKAEKEKSKIVNIST
- the LOC122854661 gene encoding serine-rich adhesin for platelets-like isoform X3, which gives rise to MKMLADDPPYLSEGTEVSAKYKGAFCEAKIREVVRSVKCRVTYKQGLGTATVADDQIKGTLRVGLSVEARHADRREYVEATITKIQDCSQYTVVFDDGDITTLRRTALCLKSGRHFAESETLDQLPLTHPEHFGNPVIGGRRGRRSRQTQDDSSEDDESPPRGSPSCSTGGGKEGNETEPEIGRVVCVELGDKKKKDNWFPGLVVAPTAQDTVRIRVRDDYLVRSFKDARYYTVPKKETIQFTKEHGIKIDNSGLKVAVDRALLFIEKNELPPHWDRDSLFGNSLSSENSDTDNDLDSDSSDDEPREEKDHFVAQLYKFMDDRGTPINNCPMIGNEDIDLYRLFRAVYKLGGYNRVTNQNQWKSITRRLGLTIQPNQSTHNLVKQAYKKFLHSFEEFYRKLGCTMVNHPRGTTRKQRPGRSLIRDKDRNTPVPTTSQMIKTERDKTDTDDDNKKLIDDDKIKQEHSKTNVNIISQPSSSSSSTAATIPTTPTVITTTTTATITTTTTSVAASTVTVTATAVPSSSLPLSTTQLTQAQVTPISTQAQAQTPTSLPSPLVTATTLPSTITPVVATTTATTVLTPTLTSTTITPTTTASSTLPLPSSLTSSSTTVTATMTTIPMTTTSSSTTITTTSTTIPSRDVSIKDEESTAKSVIKKKEIIEESASGQESDVNIEGESAESSSSEKSQKPLARFTPVPSNRIKTSTKIKDETNNKKKSHDKRKLENNNSSSSSSSSSSSSSSSSSSSCSVKTTTATATTTTTTTTATTTTTSVIKKESGKKNTGDDEITKTRSTSNNSNNNNNNKIKDSRETRTPSREPDKTRGGNTTKQRRLTDDEIKKQQRGRKKREDINDKQRCDKDDNSGNDISAPHYKGPIECGDRLQVYYTQDPKLTYEAKVIDSKVLKSGETDYLVHYTGWNTRYDEWIKASRIAQNVTQTRVKRTKTTSRPQTPSTNNNKTNSNNKTTLATSSTTTTATAAALITTTATTSTSKKKSQSVTPSSNKNSSSSSSNTLSNATTASSSSSSSSSSSSSLTATATATTTTTTTTAASTSSKDKEKDTTSQPMRSTTPLSVASSSSRTKSPATPASSRPTRNTTRNVENIGIELRRRTRRTSGHTDLSVVSESEDSDAYETDTTEPERARTRSRGTEERRRREVRRRVEDRIKPDENSEVDDDKDEEEVLPRRTRRVLRRTVIKQHDIKSEAESCGNADETDDIDDDDDNDDNDNDNDNDNDDNNDNEKDELTKSSTTTTATIATPATTTITTSLTASSTTTITTTTVEQCTTSLDEPPKGRDFDLNQIRSELKGFDKAVKMEVLHVEPENSGDEDMKPKINEIEINKKDIKIEKDNIKKQQQDDIKIKIEDTIIKDIKCETKKIIDNNIKLITPVPLLPTTTTTEDVYEFKEPEPFEFEVRNKRDSGGSSSGGGVGGGGGGGGGDKDKSIIKKRVFDEEPKSPKKKQKIAISPKDKDIKNDTSLLSTSISTPIASVGDIEPKRKIRRSLIKKIDENLESFSPTKTIIASKDNEKINEPSIVVPPKSLVSSQIVAPIVDDKSSSSVLTPVFIEAPKKDDKLFDKNEIENKTTEKEIEKLSTHQEISSTTPSTTPSTTITITTTTTTTTTAKKILLKKIETNVKEDIVVETKKDKEKLPIVPKIIDTPSIVSKIVIPGPRIAPTIERKILEAKASSVISLSTGATMMTTVSSPIIPAPISTRLPATSSIEEKLSAAFRQSKTKDLKRDDDNIEIKRNIKDNSSNKKTETITNRKTKIIESLRKIEIEKKKEQEEAAAAAALAAAASATAAATAAAALVKQQQHQQQQEERCKETLRLAIKKKEEYDNELLKLQKKTEIKKSIDNRKIIDKHTNDDWKKKIDQDIESSKETDRKRKKIISQEFVDSTDSSDSEEKLVIDNSDNQDDNKFNNTNKNIRNETISFEMKLKTELNIIKQNNQSQQSSSSLNDTKTNIVTVKVEEESENMNLLLCEEEIPGSPAPIIEVSEHDTNIDRTIRKDDVHDKKILLLEMPFASAPSSSGGQSTIQTSTSNVSNNCQVPMTTIQQNIIPEQPKIVQPVPVLAPPPPPPPPPPPPPTPPHSAPTPSSSSSSSSTAAAAAAAAAIATVVPSSSSSSSSLSSVLVPAAVAAVIQQPLNRRESNEAAPVMENTPPTTPDSLISNISGSPRTEEQSGTGSPLSDDNTKANRDSFEADNDSIGGKAQSGYSEDDTSLNNEAGNAMQKIQKAVKRPIEDSTSPKKKKRNRKNSECSNTGSKKHTLRQSTRQTRHGNNAGSDSDDNSESSNLTIGSNTIITPMININGLNDITNSSRSPKPTKYNFYVELDSELDGCQRIAILQQKLTDLKTTYNAVKLELSGIERRRKKLRRREREGRLKRKKAEKEKSKIVNIST
- the LOC122854740 gene encoding uncharacterized protein LOC122854740, which produces MGSTDKAVITGFICRLCSKMNRFVIHIYGEEGERMKLAEKINAYLPITVKMNDPLPKTACLHCIERLEAHHELMEKISFARQQFGMETEMKDVEPTNVTVDTTNTSSTSPPC
- the LOC122854661 gene encoding serine-rich adhesin for platelets-like isoform X2, producing MKNIKLKRNNASKKADDPPYLSEGTEVSAKYKGAFCEAKIREVVRSVKCRVTYKQGLGTATVADDQIKGTLRVGLSVEARHADRREYVEATITKIQDCSQYTVVFDDGDITTLRRTALCLKSGRHFAESETLDQLPLTHPEHFGNPVIGGRRGRRSRQTQDDSSEDDESPPRGSPSCSTGGGKEGNETEPEIGRVVCVELGDKKKKDNWFPGLVVAPTAQDTVRIRVRDDYLVRSFKDARYYTVPKKETIQFTKEHGIKIDNSGLKVAVDRALLFIEKNELPPHWDRDSLFGNSLSSENSDTDNDLDSDSSDDEPREEKDHFVAQLYKFMDDRGTPINNCPMIGNEDIDLYRLFRAVYKLGGYNRVTNQNQWKSITRRLGLTIQPNQSTHNLVKQAYKKFLHSFEEFYRKLGCTMVNHPRGTTRKQRPGRSLIRDKDRNTPVPTTSQMIKTERDKTDTDDDNKKLIDDDKIKQEHSKTNVNIISQPSSSSSSTAATIPTTPTVITTTTTATITTTTTSVAASTVTVTATAVPSSSLPLSTTQLTQAQVTPISTQAQAQTPTSLPSPLVTATTLPSTITPVVATTTATTVLTPTLTSTTITPTTTASSTLPLPSSLTSSSTTVTATMTTIPMTTTSSSTTITTTSTTIPSRDVSIKDEESTAKSVIKKKEIIEESASGQESDVNIEGESAESSSSEKSQKPLARFTPVPSNRIKTSTKIKDETNNKKKSHDKRKLENNNSSSSSSSSSSSSSSSSSSSCSVKTTTATATTTTTTTTATTTTTSVIKKESGKKNTGDDEITKTRSTSNNSNNNNNNKIKDSRETRTPSREPDKTRGGNTTKQRRLTDDEIKKQQRGRKKREDINDKQRCDKDDNSGNDISAPHYKGPIECGDRLQVYYTQDPKLTYEAKVIDSKVLKSGETDYLVHYTGWNTRYDEWIKASRIAQNVTQTRVKRTKTTSRPQTPSTNNNKTNSNNKTTLATSSTTTTATAAALITTTATTSTSKKKSQSVTPSSNKNSSSSSSNTLSNATTASSSSSSSSSSSSSLTATATATTTTTTTTAASTSSKDKEKDTTSQPMRSTTPLSVASSSSRTKSPATPASSRPTRNTTRNVENIGIELRRRTRRTSGHTDLSVVSESEDSDAYETDTTEPERARTRSRGTEERRRREVRRRVEDRIKPDENSEVDDDKDEEEVLPRRTRRVLRRTVIKQHDIKSEAESCGNADETDDIDDDDDNDDNDNDNDNDNDDNNDNEKDELTKSSTTTTATIATPATTTITTSLTASSTTTITTTTVEQCTTSLDEPPKGRDFDLNQIRSELKGFDKAVKMEVLHVEPENSGDEDMKPKINEIEINKKDIKIEKDNIKKQQQDDIKIKIEDTIIKDIKCETKKIIDNNIKLITPVPLLPTTTTTEDVYEFKEPEPFEFEVRNKRDSGGSSSGGGVGGGGGGGGGDKDKSIIKKRVFDEEPKSPKKKQKIAISPKDKDIKNDTSLLSTSISTPIASVGDIEPKRKIRRSLIKKIDENLESFSPTKTIIASKDNEKINEPSIVVPPKSLVSSQIVAPIVDDKSSSSVLTPVFIEAPKKDDKLFDKNEIENKTTEKEIEKLSTHQEISSTTPSTTPSTTITITTTTTTTTTAKKILLKKIETNVKEDIVVETKKDKEKLPIVPKIIDTPSIVSKIVIPGPRIAPTIERKILEAKASSVISLSTGATMMTTVSSPIIPAPISTRLPATSSIEEKLSAAFRQSKTKDLKRDDDNIEIKRNIKDNSSNKKTETITNRKTKIIESLRKIEIEKKKEQEEAAAAAALAAAASATAAATAAAALVKQQQHQQQQEERCKETLRLAIKKKEEYDNELLKLQKKTEIKKSIDNRKIIDKHTNDDWKKKIDQDIESSKETDRKRKKIISQEFVDSTDSSDSEEKLVIDNSDNQDDNKFNNTNKNIRNETISFEMKLKTELNIIKQNNQSQQSSSSLNDTKTNIVTVKVEEESENMNLLLCEEEIPGSPAPIIEVSEHDTNIDRTIRKDDVHDKKILLLEMPFASAPSSSGGQSTIQTSTSNVSNNCQVPMTTIQQNIIPEQPKIVQPVPVLAPPPPPPPPPPPPPTPPHSAPTPSSSSSSSSTAAAAAAAAAIATVVPSSSSSSSSLSSVLVPAAVAAVIQQPLNRRESNEAAPVMENTPPTTPDSLISNISGSPRTEEQSGTGSPLSDDNTKANRDSFEADNDSIGGKAQSGYSEDDTSLNNEAGNAMQKIQKAVKRPIEDSTSPKKKKRNRKNSECSNTGSKKHTLRQSTRQTRHGNNAGSDSDDNSESSNLTIGSNTIITPMININGLNDITNSSRSPKPTKYNFYVELDSELDGCQRIAILQQKLTDLKTTYNAVKLELSGIERRRKKLRRREREAMKEAKAEMQQACS